The Streptomyces kanamyceticus DNA segment GCACACCGGTGACAATCTCGTGGGCGGTGTCGGCCAGGGCGGCGACGACGAGGCGATCCTCGTCGACCTGCAGCGGGTCCCCGTCCACATCGACCAGATCGTCTTCACGGTGAACTCGTTCACCGGCCAGACCTTCCAGGAGGTGCAGAACGCCTTCTGCCGTCTGGTCGACGAGACCAACGGCCAGGAGCTGGCCCGCTACACCCTCGACGGCGGCGGTCAGTACACCGCGCAGATCATGGCCAAGGTCCACCGCGCGGGCACGGGCTGGCAGATGACGGCCATCGGCAACCCCGCCAACGGCCGCACCTTCCAGGACCTGATGCCGGCGATCCTGCCGCACCTGTAAGCGACGTCCGTACGCACCGAGGGAACGAGGGCTCGACGGGGGCCCACGAGGGGGACGAAGGCGATGACGGCTGAGCTGGTGCGGGGGCAGAACCACCCGCTTCCCGGGACCCGCCTGGAGATCCGTGTCTCGGCCGGAAAGCCGATCGTGGCGGGCGCGACGCTCGGCGACGAGCGGGGCAGGATCCGCGGCGTCGAATGGGTGGCCCACCCGGGATCGCCCACGTTGCCGGGGCTCGAGGTGTCCAAGCAGGCGGCCGCCGACCACCGCCTCGCCGTGGACCTCGACGCCGTGCCGGACACCGTCCACCGGGTCAGCGTCCTGCTCGCGCTGCCCGTCGGCGTCGGAGGACCGGTCAGCTTCAGCGCACTCGCCGCCCCGTTCGTCGCGGTCACCGGCCTCGACGGCACCGGCATCGCCAGCTACACCATCACCGACCTGGGCACCGAGTCCGCCGTCGTCGCCCTGGAGCTCTACCGCCGCCAGGGCGCCTGGAAGGTCCGCGCGGTCGGCCAGGGCTACGCGGGCGGCCTCGCCGAGATGCTCGCCGACCAGGGCCTGCCCGCCGCCGGGGACCTGGCGGACACGATCGACGAAGCGGTGGCGAGGGGCCTGGCCCGCTCCGTGGCCACGCCCCCACCGCGCTCCGCGGACGACACTCGCGTAGGCACCGCATCCCAGGGGCGGACGGTGCCGCGGGGCGGCCAGGGGGCCGCGCCAGGCGGGCAGGTGGCCCCGGCGAGTGGGCAGGCGCCACTGCAGGGCGGGCAGGGGGCTGCGGTAAGCGGGCAGGCGCCCCCGCAGGGTGGGCAGGCGGCGTCGACAAGTGGTCAGGCGACTCCGCAGGGCGGTCAGGTGGCCCCGGCGAGTGGTCAGGCGGCCGCGGCCAGCGGGCAGGCGCCATCGCAGGGCGGGCAAGCGGCCTCGACGAGCGGCCAGGCGCTCCCGGCAAGTGGCCACGTGCCCCCACCGGGCGCGCAGGCGAATCCCCCGGGCGGTCAGCCGGGTCACACCGGCCAGGCCGACCAGGACCAGGGCAGGACCGCCCCGACGTCTCCGCCCACCGCACCGCCGCAGCAGCCGGGCGGCGACGCCCCCACCGGCGGTCCCGTCGACTACACCCACCCTCGCCGACAGGCCGCCGCGCCCCCGACGCCTCCGCCCGCCGCGCCCCCGGCCCAGCCGGGACAGGCCGCGCAGCCCGTCGCGGGTGATGCCACCGGATGGTCGATGGACGAGCGGCTCTACAACCAGGTGTGGGGCATGTTCGAGGACCTGGCGCGCACCACCGCGGCGTACCGCAGTGCCGTCGACTTCGCCGACTCCCGCATGGAGCAGGAGATCGACAAGGCCCTCTCCGACCCGCGTAGCCGCGTCGGCGGCGCGGGCGATGCCGCACGCGACGCGGCCCGCGCCAAGCACGCCGACCTCGTCGGCCAGGCCAGGGCCACCCTCGACCGCGACCTGGCGCAGCTCGCCGCCGAGTCCGGCGTCGTGGAGCCCGCCCTGCCGCCGCCCTTCGCGGCGTGGAGCAGCCCGGTCTGGCACGCCTACCGCGCGCCCATGGAGATCCCGATGGCGCTGCGCCTGGGCGATCTGCATCTGCCCGAGCGCATCGACCTGCGGATCCCGATGCTCGTCAGGCTGCCTCTCGAGCGCGGCCTGTGGATCGACAGCGGCAAGGCGCTCACCAACACCTTCACCGACGCCGCCGAGCTGCGGCGCCTCGCCGTGGACAGTGCGGTCGCGCACGCCGCGCGACTGCTCGCGGCCTATCCGGCGGGCGAGTTCACGGTGCACGTCATCGACGCGGCGGGCTCCGCCGCGGGCGCGCTCGCGCCGCTGGTGACCTCCGGTGTGCTCGCCGGGCCCCCGGCCTCCGGCGCCGCCGGTGTCTCCGCCGTCCTCGCCGAGCTCACCCAGCGCGTGGACCTCGTGCAGATGGCGGTCCGCGGCGGCGCCGCCGACGCGTTGCCCCCCGACCTGGACACCGCCGAGCAGCTCCTGATCGTCAACGACTTCCCGCACGGCTTCGACGACCGCGCGGTGACCCAGCTCCGCTATCTCGCGGACGAGGGCCCGGCGGTCGGCGTCCACCTGATGATGGTCGCCGATCGCGAGGACGCCGCGGAGTACGGCCCGCTGCTCGACCCCCTGTGGCGCGCGCTGCTCCGTCTGACGCCGGTGCCCGACGACCATCTCGCCGACCCGTGGGTCGGTCACACCTGGACGTACGAGCCGCCGACGATCCCCGAGGGCAGCCGGATCCTGGGGCAGATCCTCGACCAGGTGGCCACCGCCCGGCGTAACGGCGGCCGCTGACGCGCCCTCGCCGGGCGGCCGCCGGCGCGTTGCCGGTAAAGCGACTTTAGGCCCATCTGACCTGGCCTTTTGGCTCTTGATTGCCATCACCTTTACCAAACCTTGGTGTTTCGCGTACCCTTCTGTCAGCGGAGGGGAGTACTCCCGGCTGCGACGTACCCGTCAATACGGACCGCCATCGGTCCCGGGGCGTCGGCCCGACACGGCGGTGACCGCCTCGGGTGGAAGAGACCTCCGGCAGCGACGACGCTGATCAGTAGCCGTACGACGCCGGAGGCGCAGTGGACGTTTCTATGACCATGTGGGTGACGACCGTTCTCGGTCTGTGTGCCCTGATCGCGGTCGACTTCTTCATCGGGCGCAAGCCCCATGACGTGTCGATCAAGGAAGCCGGAATCTGGACGATCGTCTGGATCGTGCTCGCCGCGCTCTTCGGGATCGGCCTGCTGGTCGCCGGAGAGAGCCAGGCGTCCGGCGAGTTCTTCGCGGGCTTCATCACGGAGAAGTCCCTCTCCGTGGACAACCTCTTCGTCTTCATCCTGATCATGGCGAAGTTCTCGGTGCCCTCCCACCTGCAGCAGCGCGTGCTGCTGTTCGGTGTACTGATCGCCCTGGTGCTGCGCGCGATCTTCATCGCCGCCGGTGCCGCGGTGATCGCCAACTTCTCCTGGGTCTTCTACATCTTCGGCGCCTTCCTGATCTACACCGCCTGGAAGCTCATCCAGGAGGCGCGCGCCGACGACGAGGAAGAGGACTGGGAGGAGAACCGCCTCCTGAAGTCCATCGAGAAGAAGTTCGGCGTCTCCGACCGGTACGAGGGCACGAAGCTGTTCGTCCGGAGGAACGGCAAGAAGATCATGACGCCGCTCATGGTCGTCATGCTCGCCATCGGCACCACCGACGTGCTCTTCGCGATGGACTCCATCCCGGCGATCTTCGGCCTCACCCAGGACCCGTACATCGTCTTCACCGCCAACGCGTTCGCCCTGATGGGTCTGCGCCAGCTGTACTTCCTCATCGGCGGACTCCTCAGGAAGCTGGTCCACCTCAGCTACGGCCTGTCGGTGATCCTCGGCTTCATCGGAGTGAAGCTGGTGCTGCACGCCCTGCACGAGAACGGGGTGAGCGTCCCCGAGATCTCCATCCCCGTCTCGCTCGGCGTCATCTGCGGTGTCCTGGTGATCACCACGATCACCAGCCTCTTCGCCTCCAAGAAGCAGGCGCAGAAGGACGCGGCCGAGGCCGCCGCGGGCGAGAACCCGAAGGACAGCATCGAGGCCTGACGGCCGACCTCCCGCCCCCTCGGGGGCGGGAGGTGGCAACGGCACCAAGTAGCGGCACCCAGGCGCCCGGGGCAGCATCGAGTCATGGTCACTCGGCTCCGGGCGCTCGGCATGCAGTGGACGACGGTGGTTCCGCTTCTCGCGGTCGTCCTCCTCGTCTTCACCTGGGGGCGCGATCTGCCCGGCGCGATCGTCGCCGTGGTGACGTTGATCCTCGCCGGAGCGGTGCTCGCCGCCGTCCACCATGCCGAGGTGATCGCCCACCGCGTCGGCGAACCCTTCGGCTCACTCGTCCTCGCGGTCGCGGTGACGATCATCGAGGTGGCGCTGATCGTCACCCTCATGGCCGACGGCGGCGACAAGAGCTCCACGCTCGCCCGCGACACCGTCTTCGCCGCGGTCATGATCACCTGCAACGGCATCGTCGGACTCTGCCTCCTGGTGGGCGCGCTCCGGCACCGCGTCGCCGTCTTCAACCCCGAGGGCACGGGCGCGGCCCTCGCGACCGTCGCCACGCTGGCCACGCTCTGCCTGGTCCTGCCGACCTTCACCACCACCAAGCCGGGCCCGGAGTTCACCACCGCCCAACTCACCTTCGCCGCGGTCGCCTCGCTCGTCCTGTACGGCATCTTCGTGACCACCCAGACCGTGCGGCACCGCGACTACTTCCTGCCCCTCACCAAGCAGGGGGAGGTCATCGACGCCGACAGTCACGCCGAGGGCCCCTCGGCGCGGGACGCGAAGCTGAGCCTGGCGCTGCTCGGGTTCGCGCTGATCGGTGTGGTCGGCCTCGCCAAGGGCGTCTCCCCGACGATCGAGTCGGGCGTGGAGAGCGCGGGCCTGCCGCACGCCGTGGTCGGCGTGATCATCGCGCTCCTCGTGCTGCTCCCCGAGACGATCGCGGCCGCGCGCGCCGCCCGCCGCGACCGCGTGCAGACCAGCCTGAACCTCGCCCTCGGCTCCGCGATGGCCAGCATCGGACTGACCATCCCGGCCGTCGCGGTCGCCTCCGTATGGCTGTCGGGCCCGCTCGTACTCGGCCTGAGCTCGACCCATATGGTGCTGCTCGCGCTGACCGTGATCGTCGGCACGCTCACGGTCGTGCCGGGGCGCGCCACGCCGCTGCAGGGCGGCGTCCACCTGGTGCTGTTCGCGGCGTTCCTGGAACTCGCGATCACTCCGTAGAACTCGTGATCACCCCGTAGCGGCCGCCGGATCCGACGCCGCGACCGGCCGTGTCTCCGGAAGCAGGGCGAAGCACCCGAGGCTCAGCAGGGCGGTGCCCGACAGGTACGCGGCCACGCCCCACGGCTTCCTGTCCCCCTGGGCAAGGGCCGTCGCCACGATCGGGGTGAGCGCCCCGCCGAGCGCCCCGCCCAGGTTGTAGCCGACCGCGGCGCCCGTGCAGCGCACCTGGGGCTCGTACAGCTCGGGCAGATAGGCGGCGACCACGGCGAACATCGTGATGAACGCGAGCAGTGCCACCAGGAAGCCGGTGAACATCGCCAGCGGCTCGCCCGTCGAGAGCAGCGCGACCATCGGGAACATCCACAGTGCCGACGCCGCGCACCCGATCAGGCACAACGGCCGCCGTCCGAACCGGTCGCCGAGCACCGCCACCACCGGGGTCAGGGCGCCCTTGACCACCACGGCCGCCATGACGCACGCCAGCATGACCGTACGGCTCACTCCGAGGCGCTCCACTCCGTAGGCGAGGGACCACGTCGTCACGGCGTAGAACACGGCGTACCCCACCGCCATCGCGCCCGCCGTCAGGAGCACCAGGCGCCAGTGTCCCGGACCACCTCGGCGAGCGGTACGCGCGCGTGCCGCCGCAGCCGCAGGAAGTCCGGGCTCTCCGCCAGCGAGGTGCGCAGCGCGAGCCCGGCGGCCGCGAGCAGGCCCGCCGCCCAGAACGG contains these protein-coding regions:
- a CDS encoding TerD family protein → MTAELVRGQNHPLPGTRLEIRVSAGKPIVAGATLGDERGRIRGVEWVAHPGSPTLPGLEVSKQAAADHRLAVDLDAVPDTVHRVSVLLALPVGVGGPVSFSALAAPFVAVTGLDGTGIASYTITDLGTESAVVALELYRRQGAWKVRAVGQGYAGGLAEMLADQGLPAAGDLADTIDEAVARGLARSVATPPPRSADDTRVGTASQGRTVPRGGQGAAPGGQVAPASGQAPLQGGQGAAVSGQAPPQGGQAASTSGQATPQGGQVAPASGQAAAASGQAPSQGGQAASTSGQALPASGHVPPPGAQANPPGGQPGHTGQADQDQGRTAPTSPPTAPPQQPGGDAPTGGPVDYTHPRRQAAAPPTPPPAAPPAQPGQAAQPVAGDATGWSMDERLYNQVWGMFEDLARTTAAYRSAVDFADSRMEQEIDKALSDPRSRVGGAGDAARDAARAKHADLVGQARATLDRDLAQLAAESGVVEPALPPPFAAWSSPVWHAYRAPMEIPMALRLGDLHLPERIDLRIPMLVRLPLERGLWIDSGKALTNTFTDAAELRRLAVDSAVAHAARLLAAYPAGEFTVHVIDAAGSAAGALAPLVTSGVLAGPPASGAAGVSAVLAELTQRVDLVQMAVRGGAADALPPDLDTAEQLLIVNDFPHGFDDRAVTQLRYLADEGPAVGVHLMMVADREDAAEYGPLLDPLWRALLRLTPVPDDHLADPWVGHTWTYEPPTIPEGSRILGQILDQVATARRNGGR
- a CDS encoding calcium:proton antiporter — translated: MVTRLRALGMQWTTVVPLLAVVLLVFTWGRDLPGAIVAVVTLILAGAVLAAVHHAEVIAHRVGEPFGSLVLAVAVTIIEVALIVTLMADGGDKSSTLARDTVFAAVMITCNGIVGLCLLVGALRHRVAVFNPEGTGAALATVATLATLCLVLPTFTTTKPGPEFTTAQLTFAAVASLVLYGIFVTTQTVRHRDYFLPLTKQGEVIDADSHAEGPSARDAKLSLALLGFALIGVVGLAKGVSPTIESGVESAGLPHAVVGVIIALLVLLPETIAAARAARRDRVQTSLNLALGSAMASIGLTIPAVAVASVWLSGPLVLGLSSTHMVLLALTVIVGTLTVVPGRATPLQGGVHLVLFAAFLELAITP
- a CDS encoding TerD family protein — its product is MTVNMTKGQAISLQKDDGGALTAVRMGLGWQAAPRRGLFGTRTREVDLDASAVLFADKQPLDVVFFRHLISDDGSVRHTGDNLVGGVGQGGDDEAILVDLQRVPVHIDQIVFTVNSFTGQTFQEVQNAFCRLVDETNGQELARYTLDGGGQYTAQIMAKVHRAGTGWQMTAIGNPANGRTFQDLMPAILPHL
- a CDS encoding TerC family protein, coding for MDVSMTMWVTTVLGLCALIAVDFFIGRKPHDVSIKEAGIWTIVWIVLAALFGIGLLVAGESQASGEFFAGFITEKSLSVDNLFVFILIMAKFSVPSHLQQRVLLFGVLIALVLRAIFIAAGAAVIANFSWVFYIFGAFLIYTAWKLIQEARADDEEEDWEENRLLKSIEKKFGVSDRYEGTKLFVRRNGKKIMTPLMVVMLAIGTTDVLFAMDSIPAIFGLTQDPYIVFTANAFALMGLRQLYFLIGGLLRKLVHLSYGLSVILGFIGVKLVLHALHENGVSVPEISIPVSLGVICGVLVITTITSLFASKKQAQKDAAEAAAGENPKDSIEA